In Triticum dicoccoides isolate Atlit2015 ecotype Zavitan unplaced genomic scaffold, WEW_v2.0 scaffold47540, whole genome shotgun sequence, the following are encoded in one genomic region:
- the LOC119346730 gene encoding uncharacterized protein LOC119346730, giving the protein LKHKGGGATRAKEHLGWIVGNVRSCPNVPRNVRDAMRECRDESKRKKREKQNSRLRIERNIMEGLYQQGGVINIIDDDEEEIQMNIREALRDPNVSRRVDRRIGKGSVGDVRVAVGKRSITAYFDKQLCSNKVSMQPKISSALDPNSRDALGLAWSKFFHANDIAGRKADCPYFRAALKITQQLGPTPIPTAKEIDGKYLDANYDEATSFLQKFKQDWKNFGVTLMCDSWTGPTGMSLINFMVCCNTRMFFLNTIDASGQTQNSGYFLLFFAFYILLEYLELS; this is encoded by the coding sequence CTAAAGCACAAAGGTGGAGGTGCAACCCGTGCCAAGGAGCACCTTGGTTGGATTGTAGGTAACGTGAGGAGCTGCCCAAATGTGCCAAGAAATGTGAGAGATGCAATGAGGGAGTGCCGGGATGAAtcgaagaggaagaaaagagagaaacaaaataGCAGGCTGAGAATTGAAAGAAATATTATGGAAGGGCTGTATCAACAAGGAGGGGTGATTAACATaatagatgatgatgaagaagaaattcAGATGAATATTAGAGAGGCATTGCGTGACCCGAATGTCTCCCGCAGAGTTGATAGGAGGATTGGCAAGGGGAGTGTGGGTGACGTGCGAGTTGCTGTTGGCAAAAGGAGTATCACCGCATATTTTGACAAGCAATTATGCAGCAACAAAGTATCTATGCAGCCCAAGATCAGTAGTGCTTTGGATCCTAATTCGAGAGATGCACTTGGCCTAGCTTGGTCCAAGTTTTTTCATGCCAATGATATTGCTGGACGTAAAGCTGACTGTCCATACTTCCGAGCTGCTTTGAAGATCACTCAACAATTAGGGCCTACTCCTATACCAACCGCGAAGGAGATTGATGGAAAATATTTGGATGCAAACTATGATGAAGCAACTTCGTTTCTTCAGAAATTCAAACAAGATTGGAAAAACTTCGGTGTGACCCTTATGTGTGACTCTTGGACTGGTCCAACAGGAATGAGTCTCATAAACTTCATGGTGTGTTGCAATACACGAATGTTCTTCCTCAATACTATTGATGCATCCGGTCAGACTCAGAATTCAGGTTACTTCCTCCTCTTCTTCGCGTTTTACATTCTTCTTGAATACTTAGAGTTGTCCTAG